A genomic region of Geothrix edaphica contains the following coding sequences:
- the fmt gene encoding methionyl-tRNA formyltransferase: protein MTRIAFLGTPRAAVPALRALAEEGIEAVFSNPDRPAGRGRHLEAPPVKVAALDLGLPVHQPLSWKAPETRELWESMEVDLAIVVAYGHLLPRWMLDSCPSGVWNLHFSLLPRWRGAAPVNHALLAGDEETGVSLMRLTEGLDEGPVLAQSRRSIGQADTAESLLAALSTDAAELLMDQLPLLLCGCGKPVEQRPEGATYASKLRKDMGHLDWRRPAADLHRQVRALWPWPGSELQLEGQPLKVCGVGALRACYRDPGQLVWSKEGTWLTTPDGALELTQLQRPGKPVQPALQALQPWGASGSRALG from the coding sequence ATGACCCGCATCGCCTTTCTCGGCACCCCCCGCGCGGCCGTCCCGGCCCTGCGGGCCCTGGCCGAGGAGGGCATCGAGGCGGTGTTCAGCAATCCGGACCGGCCCGCGGGCCGGGGGCGCCACCTGGAGGCGCCGCCGGTGAAGGTGGCGGCCCTGGACCTGGGCCTGCCCGTCCACCAGCCGCTGAGCTGGAAGGCTCCGGAGACCCGCGAACTCTGGGAATCCATGGAGGTCGACCTGGCGATCGTGGTGGCCTATGGCCACCTGCTGCCCCGCTGGATGCTGGATTCCTGTCCCAGCGGCGTCTGGAACCTGCACTTCTCCCTGCTGCCCCGCTGGCGCGGCGCCGCCCCCGTGAACCACGCCCTCCTGGCGGGAGATGAGGAGACGGGCGTCAGCCTCATGCGGCTCACGGAAGGCCTGGACGAAGGCCCCGTGCTCGCCCAGTCCCGCCGCTCCATCGGCCAGGCGGACACCGCCGAAAGCCTGCTGGCGGCCCTCTCGACCGACGCCGCCGAGCTGCTCATGGACCAGCTGCCCCTGCTGCTCTGCGGCTGCGGGAAGCCGGTGGAGCAGCGCCCCGAGGGCGCCACCTACGCCTCGAAGCTCCGCAAGGACATGGGGCACCTGGACTGGCGGCGGCCCGCGGCGGACCTGCACCGCCAGGTGCGCGCCCTCTGGCCCTGGCCCGGCTCTGAGCTTCAGCTGGAGGGCCAGCCCCTCAAGGTGTGCGGCGTGGGGGCGCTCCGGGCCTGCTACCGCGATCCCGGCCAGCTGGTCTGGAGCAAGGAGGGCACCTGGCTCACCACGCCCGACGGCGCCCTGGAGCTCACCCAGCTCCAGCGCCCCGGCAAGCCCGTCCAGCCCGCCCTCCAGGCCCTCCAGCCCTGGGGCGCCAGCGGCAGCCGGGCGCTCGGCTAG
- the def gene encoding peptide deformylase codes for MAVLPVLTWGDPRLKKNSEDVGAWTPELEQLVADMFETALDEEGVGLAAPQVGVNLNLAVIDCSCGEDPSQKLILINPEIVREEGSQVGPEGCLSIPGIREVLERPQKVAIRNRAKDGSWHELEGEDLLARAFCHEIDHLRGRLFVEYFGPVKRQVIQRRYQKQARG; via the coding sequence ATGGCCGTCCTGCCCGTACTGACCTGGGGCGATCCCCGACTGAAGAAGAACAGTGAGGATGTGGGGGCCTGGACCCCGGAGCTGGAGCAGCTCGTGGCGGACATGTTCGAGACGGCCCTCGACGAGGAGGGTGTGGGCCTGGCGGCGCCCCAGGTCGGCGTGAACCTGAACCTCGCGGTGATCGACTGTTCCTGCGGCGAGGACCCCTCCCAGAAGCTCATCCTCATCAATCCCGAGATCGTCCGGGAGGAGGGCAGCCAGGTGGGCCCGGAGGGCTGCCTGTCCATTCCCGGCATCCGGGAAGTGCTGGAGCGCCCCCAGAAGGTGGCCATCCGCAACCGGGCCAAGGACGGCAGCTGGCACGAACTGGAGGGCGAGGACCTGCTGGCCCGGGCCTTCTGCCATGAGATCGACCACCTGCGGGGCCGCCTCTTCGTGGAATATTTCGGGCCCGTGAAGCGCCAGGTCATCCAGCGCCGCTACCAGAAGCAGGCCCGCGGATGA